A window from Corynebacterium urealyticum DSM 7109 encodes these proteins:
- a CDS encoding immunity-specific protein gives MVNWDQWRRHIDHTVADTGQWVGLLDGDWQPICTMPPLLDLTAATNRLAAGEVQATFDITSHHRPTHPVADRLIADKLGKFDDNGRISPAIDEDLNLAVIRPGSRQVYFITHTESEGTTAPTTLTVYGTDLIDLLDATPCPSNPKTWGMYPITTRTEDAGGKYTTPRQYGPVEMADVADGYTYDDPADIALRRCIQDSVDAVMRECEFTRPHIAVQWDTPTPGAPRMVLRPQDETIWACIQEPALLAGATINASLWWPGDDPFPVRHHPDQPPALTSYDHPIAKIEVSITGKE, from the coding sequence ATGGTCAACTGGGATCAATGGCGACGCCACATCGACCACACGGTTGCTGATACCGGCCAGTGGGTCGGTCTCCTCGACGGCGACTGGCAGCCGATCTGCACCATGCCCCCACTCCTCGACCTCACCGCCGCCACTAACCGGCTCGCCGCTGGTGAAGTCCAAGCCACCTTCGACATCACCAGCCACCACCGCCCAACCCACCCCGTTGCTGATCGCCTCATCGCCGACAAGCTCGGCAAGTTCGACGACAACGGCAGGATCAGTCCCGCCATCGACGAGGACCTCAACCTCGCGGTCATCCGCCCCGGATCACGCCAGGTGTACTTCATCACCCATACCGAAAGCGAGGGCACCACCGCCCCCACAACCCTCACCGTCTACGGCACCGACCTGATCGACCTCCTCGACGCCACCCCCTGCCCCTCAAACCCCAAAACCTGGGGAATGTACCCCATCACCACCCGCACCGAAGACGCCGGCGGAAAATACACCACCCCACGCCAATACGGCCCCGTCGAGATGGCAGACGTCGCCGACGGCTACACCTACGACGACCCCGCCGACATCGCCCTCCGCCGCTGCATCCAAGACTCCGTCGACGCAGTCATGCGCGAATGCGAATTCACCCGCCCCCACATCGCCGTCCAATGGGACACCCCCACCCCAGGCGCACCCCGCATGGTGCTCCGCCCCCAAGACGAAACGATCTGGGCATGCATCCAAGAACCCGCCCTCCTCGCAGGGGCAACCATCAACGCCTCCCTATGGTGGCCAGGCGATGACCCATTCCCCGTCCGACACCACCCCGACCAACCCCCAGCACTCACCAGCTACGACCACCCCATCGCAAAAATCGAAGTCTCCATCACCGGCAAGGAGTAA
- a CDS encoding N-acetylmuramoyl-L-alanine amidase yields MSITPVPHWRGDPMWLADVIRAYGVTVKELPGWKLWGMGDFAAIQGIMVHHTGANTTSAQYIARNSGLGGALSSQIHLSRTGVATMCGVGIAYHAGRGSHPGWPTNNANAVSIGIEAQSDGTSPWPAVQMEAYYKICAAILMKLGKRATTKTLIAHWEYSRAAQGKWDPGAGNGVPGAVMDMDVFRARVNHYIDNPPWRRAPLPAPKPKGEPLLTIKYFRDFITGYIGPVISDVKDIREQLTGGRNRGEYPGWSQLGRRPDGRGLTLVDSLASLHQRITTIETSIRELRTLLQQATTPNKEA; encoded by the coding sequence ATGTCAATTACCCCAGTCCCGCATTGGCGAGGTGACCCGATGTGGCTCGCGGATGTTATCCGCGCCTACGGGGTCACCGTCAAAGAACTCCCAGGCTGGAAGCTTTGGGGCATGGGTGATTTCGCCGCGATCCAGGGGATCATGGTGCACCACACCGGGGCGAATACGACGTCCGCCCAGTACATCGCCCGCAACTCGGGGCTAGGTGGCGCGCTGTCGTCTCAGATCCACCTGTCCCGCACCGGCGTAGCCACCATGTGCGGGGTGGGCATCGCCTACCACGCAGGACGCGGCTCTCACCCCGGCTGGCCAACCAACAACGCCAACGCCGTCTCAATCGGTATCGAGGCGCAGTCCGACGGCACAAGCCCGTGGCCTGCCGTGCAGATGGAGGCCTACTACAAGATCTGCGCCGCGATCCTCATGAAGTTGGGCAAGCGCGCGACGACCAAGACGTTGATCGCGCACTGGGAGTACTCCCGCGCAGCACAGGGCAAGTGGGACCCAGGCGCCGGCAACGGCGTACCGGGCGCGGTGATGGACATGGACGTGTTCCGTGCCCGTGTGAACCACTACATCGACAACCCACCATGGCGACGCGCCCCACTGCCCGCCCCGAAACCGAAAGGTGAACCACTGTTGACCATCAAATACTTCCGCGACTTCATCACCGGCTACATCGGCCCCGTCATCTCCGATGTCAAGGACATCCGCGAGCAGCTCACCGGCGGACGTAACCGCGGCGAGTACCCGGGCTGGAGCCAGCTCGGACGCCGCCCCGACGGACGTGGCCTCACCCTGGTCGACAGCCTCGCGTCCCTCCACCAGCGAATCACCACCATCGAAACCAGCATCCGCGAGCTACGCACCCTGCTCCAGCAGGCAACCACCCCCAACAAGGAGGCATAG
- a CDS encoding HipA family kinase: MRNSNVVDLNSARERRERPSITTPGEVASTGTKPFKCQASDGHYYWCKQLHTQHGASAAINEVVVSVIADALGAPVPDWSILNVPEELVGRLIGDGIERIRLSPEPVFGSRILHYADRELDGDLWVQVSDDNNYQRIPLLCALMVLCNAEDIQYLLDSSNDNAIWGFDFGWWFGSGENVWGLGESNELGGQTELPALREQIPATKWDHAIDAVRALPGDLETRVMDALPTEWDVPEHDVTTLIEYVYRRKDYTVERLEELKNRHGMGG; this comes from the coding sequence ATGCGCAACAGCAACGTTGTCGACCTAAATTCTGCTCGTGAGCGACGCGAGCGCCCGAGTATTACTACTCCAGGAGAAGTGGCGAGCACGGGAACGAAGCCCTTCAAGTGCCAGGCCTCCGACGGGCACTACTACTGGTGCAAGCAGCTACACACGCAGCATGGCGCGAGCGCCGCGATCAACGAAGTGGTTGTATCGGTCATCGCCGACGCCTTGGGCGCTCCGGTGCCGGACTGGAGCATTCTCAACGTCCCCGAGGAGCTGGTTGGTCGACTCATCGGCGACGGGATAGAGCGGATCAGGCTAAGTCCCGAGCCGGTCTTCGGCTCAAGGATCTTGCACTACGCCGACAGGGAGCTGGACGGTGATCTCTGGGTCCAGGTTTCAGATGACAACAACTACCAGCGGATCCCGCTGCTGTGCGCCCTGATGGTGCTCTGTAACGCCGAAGACATCCAATACCTGCTGGACAGCTCCAACGACAATGCCATCTGGGGGTTCGATTTCGGCTGGTGGTTCGGCTCCGGGGAGAACGTTTGGGGGCTCGGGGAATCGAACGAACTCGGTGGGCAAACCGAGCTTCCGGCGCTTCGCGAACAGATCCCCGCCACCAAGTGGGATCACGCCATTGACGCCGTCAGGGCCCTACCTGGTGACCTCGAAACACGTGTGATGGACGCGCTACCTACGGAATGGGACGTCCCAGAGCACGACGTCACGACGCTGATCGAGTACGTCTACCGCCGGAAGGATTACACTGTAGAACGACTCGAGGAGCTTAAGAACAGACACGGAATGGGAGGGTAG
- a CDS encoding tyrosine-type recombinase/integrase, with the protein MRLEHELDKWGDYMTAASLSDETLYLRRRHVNRVLTHINKPLDDLTLDDLIDWLAQQNWKPETRRGYRSSLRQFFAWREKAGLGENIARDLPRARLHRSLPRPARDVDILLALRKAPARTQLMIELMAYGGLRRGEVCKLRTCDLVGDTLRVVGKGGHERFVPLPPHLSGQIRGMTAGYLFPGRIDGHLSAAYVGKLIGRALPAGVTPHQLRHRFATVAYRKGRDIVAVQSLLGHAKLDTTMIYVALDDSARQQSAQYAWTLEAA; encoded by the coding sequence ATGCGACTTGAACACGAACTCGATAAATGGGGCGACTACATGACCGCCGCCTCCCTCTCCGACGAAACCCTCTACCTCCGACGCCGCCACGTCAACCGCGTCCTCACACACATCAACAAACCACTCGACGACCTCACCCTCGACGACCTCATCGACTGGCTGGCACAACAAAACTGGAAACCCGAAACCCGCCGCGGATACAGGTCAAGCCTCCGCCAGTTCTTCGCCTGGCGCGAAAAAGCCGGCCTCGGCGAAAACATCGCCCGCGACCTCCCACGAGCACGACTCCACCGATCACTACCCCGCCCGGCGCGCGACGTCGACATCCTGCTTGCGCTTCGTAAGGCTCCGGCGCGGACGCAGCTGATGATCGAGCTGATGGCATACGGTGGGCTGAGGCGTGGGGAGGTGTGTAAGCTGCGAACCTGTGATCTCGTGGGGGACACGCTGCGAGTGGTGGGGAAGGGTGGGCACGAACGTTTCGTGCCGCTTCCGCCGCACTTGTCTGGGCAGATTCGGGGGATGACGGCGGGGTACTTGTTCCCGGGGCGTATTGATGGGCACTTGTCGGCGGCTTACGTGGGGAAGCTGATTGGGCGGGCGTTGCCCGCGGGGGTTACGCCTCACCAGCTGCGGCATAGGTTTGCGACGGTGGCGTACCGGAAGGGGCGGGACATTGTGGCGGTGCAGTCTCTGCTGGGGCACGCGAAGCTGGATACGACGATGATTTATGTGGCGTTGGATGACTCGGCGCGGCAGCAGTCTGCGCAGTACGCCTGGACGCTGGAGGCGGCGTAA
- a CDS encoding response regulator transcription factor produces the protein MTKILLVEDEESLSDPLSYLLEREGYDVSIAEDGLKAVEMFELHGADIILLDLMLPGLPGTEVCRAIRAKSMVPIIMLTAKDTEIDKVVGLELGADDYVTKPYSSRELLARIRAVLRRGQAQGSEGSSNVLEAGGVRVDVDRYVVTVRGEDMQLPLKEFELLEMLVRNAGRVMTREQLIDRVWGSDYVGDTKTLDVHVKRLRTKIEENPSKPELLVTLRGLGYKFNA, from the coding sequence ATGACGAAGATTCTGTTGGTTGAGGACGAGGAGTCCCTGTCCGATCCGCTGTCCTACCTGTTGGAGCGGGAGGGCTATGACGTCTCGATTGCGGAGGACGGTTTGAAGGCCGTCGAGATGTTCGAGCTGCATGGCGCGGACATCATTTTGTTGGATCTCATGCTGCCGGGCCTGCCGGGGACGGAGGTTTGCCGGGCGATCCGGGCGAAGTCGATGGTACCGATCATCATGCTGACCGCGAAGGATACGGAGATCGATAAGGTCGTTGGCCTGGAGCTGGGGGCGGATGATTATGTGACCAAGCCGTATTCCTCCCGTGAGCTGCTGGCCCGTATCCGCGCGGTGCTGCGTCGTGGCCAGGCCCAGGGGTCGGAAGGGAGCAGCAATGTTTTGGAGGCCGGGGGCGTGCGCGTGGACGTGGACCGTTATGTGGTCACGGTGCGCGGCGAGGACATGCAGCTGCCGCTGAAGGAGTTCGAGCTGCTGGAGATGCTGGTGCGCAACGCGGGTCGCGTGATGACCCGTGAGCAGCTGATCGACCGTGTGTGGGGCTCGGACTATGTGGGTGATACGAAGACGCTGGATGTGCACGTCAAGCGGCTGCGCACGAAGATTGAGGAGAATCCTTCGAAGCCAGAGCTGCTGGTGACCCTGCGCGGGCTGGGTTATAAGTTCAACGCCTAG
- a CDS encoding sensor histidine kinase — MDVLLISLIAGAVGVVLGVLLSLVFRAVGRRRQVVEEDPDEGLPAGMDEVLAALPSAAIVIDMDGEVIKASTAAYALGLVDGPAFASPQLQETVARVADRRIYEDVNFVIKHDANEYSRRFLHAGVAPLGKGYVLVLCDDETEFHRVEAVRRDFVANVSHELKTPIGAISLLAEAVTDYSDDPEAVHRFGGKIQKESTRLVHLVQEIIDLSQVQDNEGLESSAVIEVSDVVEEAIDRARTNAESKNITMNVAQSPGLRVEGSFDLLAKAVRNLVDNAVNYSSADTEIGISTKRRANSVAVIVTDHGIGMSSKETDRIFERFYRVDKARSRNTGGTGLGLSIVKHIIAKHGGKIKVWSRPGEGSTFTVLLPIAHVDRTYDNEASSEVVTGG, encoded by the coding sequence GTGGATGTGTTGCTCATTTCGCTTATCGCTGGTGCGGTCGGCGTTGTTTTAGGTGTTCTACTCAGTCTCGTGTTTCGGGCGGTGGGGCGTCGCCGCCAGGTCGTCGAAGAGGATCCGGACGAGGGCCTGCCAGCGGGAATGGACGAGGTCCTTGCTGCGCTTCCCAGCGCCGCCATCGTCATCGACATGGATGGGGAGGTGATTAAGGCCTCCACCGCGGCCTACGCCCTGGGGTTGGTCGACGGTCCAGCTTTTGCTTCCCCGCAGTTGCAGGAGACTGTAGCCCGGGTAGCGGATCGTCGTATTTACGAGGACGTCAATTTCGTCATTAAGCACGATGCGAATGAATACTCCCGCCGCTTCCTTCACGCGGGTGTTGCCCCGCTGGGTAAGGGCTATGTGCTGGTGTTGTGCGATGACGAGACGGAGTTCCACCGCGTCGAGGCTGTGCGCCGCGACTTTGTGGCCAACGTGTCCCACGAGCTGAAGACCCCCATCGGTGCGATTTCGCTGCTGGCCGAGGCCGTGACGGACTACTCCGATGACCCGGAGGCGGTGCACCGTTTCGGGGGCAAGATCCAGAAGGAATCCACCCGGCTGGTTCACCTGGTGCAGGAAATCATTGACCTCTCCCAGGTCCAGGACAACGAGGGACTCGAGTCATCCGCCGTCATCGAGGTATCCGACGTGGTGGAGGAGGCAATCGACCGGGCACGGACGAACGCGGAGTCCAAGAACATCACGATGAACGTCGCCCAGAGCCCCGGCCTGCGGGTGGAGGGATCCTTCGACCTGTTGGCTAAGGCGGTGCGCAACCTGGTGGATAACGCGGTCAATTACTCCAGCGCTGATACCGAGATTGGTATCAGCACTAAGCGGCGTGCCAATTCTGTAGCGGTGATTGTGACGGACCACGGCATCGGGATGAGTTCGAAGGAGACGGACCGCATCTTTGAGCGTTTTTACCGGGTGGATAAGGCGCGGTCCCGCAACACTGGCGGCACGGGCCTGGGGCTGTCGATCGTGAAGCACATCATCGCCAAGCACGGCGGCAAAATCAAGGTCTGGAGCCGGCCGGGAGAGGGCTCGACCTTCACGGTTCTCCTGCCGATCGCGCACGTTGACCGGACATATGACAACGAAGCATCCAGCGAAGTAGTGACTGGCGGTTAG
- the phoU gene encoding phosphate signaling complex protein PhoU has translation MREVFHNELESIADSLVEMAEKATSAMEKSVEALLNNDLELAQQVISDDDSIDGMQADLDQRSAEVLALQAPVAADLRVVISALKMSVAIERMGDLARHIGSLVRIRYPENALPDQFRDVFTHMGTTAVRIGRALVQLLTEPGTSAVPMIAAIDEEMDTLHLRVFTIIGELARSEISPSQIADVTLISRYFERFGDQAVNVSHRVEYLLTGSFEPTLASMYDTQSGRKPLTDTPAEGEQS, from the coding sequence GTGCGCGAAGTCTTCCACAACGAACTCGAATCTATCGCAGACAGCCTCGTCGAAATGGCCGAGAAGGCCACCTCAGCCATGGAGAAATCCGTGGAGGCGCTGCTGAACAATGACCTGGAACTGGCCCAACAGGTCATCAGCGATGATGATTCCATTGACGGCATGCAGGCGGATCTGGACCAGCGCTCCGCTGAAGTCCTCGCCCTGCAGGCCCCCGTCGCCGCCGACCTGCGCGTGGTCATCTCCGCGCTCAAGATGTCCGTGGCCATCGAGCGCATGGGCGACCTCGCCCGCCACATCGGCTCCCTGGTTCGCATCCGTTACCCAGAGAACGCCCTCCCGGACCAGTTCCGCGACGTGTTCACCCACATGGGTACCACTGCCGTGCGCATTGGCCGCGCCCTCGTCCAGCTGCTCACCGAGCCGGGAACCTCCGCCGTGCCGATGATCGCGGCCATTGACGAGGAGATGGACACCCTGCACCTACGCGTGTTCACCATCATCGGCGAGCTCGCCCGCAGCGAGATCTCCCCGAGCCAGATTGCGGATGTTACCCTCATCTCCCGCTACTTCGAGCGCTTCGGCGACCAGGCGGTCAACGTCTCCCACCGCGTGGAGTACCTGCTGACCGGCAGCTTCGAGCCGACGCTCGCGAGCATGTACGACACCCAGAGTGGTCGCAAGCCACTGACCGACACCCCGGCGGAGGGCGAGCAGAGCTAA